The Manduca sexta isolate Smith_Timp_Sample1 chromosome 9, JHU_Msex_v1.0, whole genome shotgun sequence genome segment ATCAGATGATGATATAGTGGCAGATGTTGACACTGCACCAAAAGCTGATACATTAAAAAAGAgctatgaaaaaaatactgatgACTATCCAAGTTGGTTTGACGATTGTGAAGATTTATGAcatactattaaattatttattccaaatgaattagtttgtttctttttcaattgataagacatatatatttttaggtagTTATTTAACTTCctacaaaaatttaaacacaaatatatgagtatatctcaaaataaatgtatgtaaccCGTGGAATATATGTCAATGTATGCAACAATACGCAGCTCGGAGTCATTAATTTAGCAGTATCACCGCCGTATCTCGAAAAGCACTTAAAAACATTGGTTCTgtgtctgatctctctccagtcttGAAGGATTGCGGTCTCATCCAAATATGAGTGAACGAACAGAAAAAATTTGATTACTTCTAGTCTTTTACCAGTCAATTACTATGTAAGTAGTTATTAGTTAGTTACCTGTCAGTGGCGAATAGTCCATATAAatcaattcctgccggcttccctgtcgtaatttatgtaaaatctgtCATTATCATTAGTACGATTTGCACACcttatttatgcattttagtacctatattgcTATGtagttctctttcggaaaatatTACCctacaatagaaataaaaaagagatGCAACATAGCTATAAATCATACCTTTTTCGCCTAATACAGTCTTATATGCTCTCgaactatataaattattaattgtgttgTTATAATTAGGTATACATATGCACTATAAGTACTATATACTATAAGTAATATACATAGCAACtgttttttttacgatttttcaCTTTCATGTCGTTTCGTTCAGAATTTATCGTACGTGCAATATTTCACGGAGTCACGTTAATTCATTACTTTAGCTCAAATATATTAGCATGTATGGATTAGTGAAAgcgttaagtaaataaaaaacttcggTGTATTAAGATAAGGTTTTTGTTGACTTATCAATGATACACACacatatcatcacgcatttatccccgaaggggtatgcagaggtgcaaccagggcacggACTTTTCGCccagtgtgttccgttccaggatgtgatagggggcgagcctatcgtcatatcgggcacaaattccagactccgggctgatattgagcagaaaaccatcactttgcccgacccgggattcgaacccaggacctcagagcgctgccgtaccataTCCATTAtcaatgataatttataaataattgattattttgtcGTAATTTTTAGTTATAGAGAAAAAAACTCGTCTACATTGGTTCATTTGTTTCGGAGCTACAAAGCCACAAGCagatatacaaataaacagATACGCAGACAGAGCTTCACACTTTAAATTTATACCACCCCAGGTTTTTCGTCGGGGTTTAAAaggaatattaattaagtacacaatataaataacgGAAAAAGCGAAATAATGaataaccaaaatatttatttaaacacaacCACGCgagtttttattgatttactcTCTgaatagttaataaaattagcCCTGTactatacactgtcccactgcgaagcacggacctcctctactactgagagggattaagcttagtccaccacgctagaccagtgcggattggcagacttcacacaccctcaattttcttttagagaacttctctgatgcaggtttcctcacgatgttctcctttaccgttaaagtaagcgataattcacaaagaatacacacatacttaactttagaaaagtcaggcgTATGCccgtgggttttgaacctgtggacattcgtcttgcagtccgttccacttccaactaggctaccgccacTTAATTATTGAAAGAATTCTATAACGGTAAAACAAAGTTTGCGACGTTCCTTACGAGTCACCGCAAGCTAATGATAGGTTTAACGCATCGTTTTGTAACTTGGTTTTTggttatcgtgtttttttttgtttataatgcaCTCGGCGGCGTTGTGGTCTGCATTGTTTGTAAGAAAGTAGTCATTTTAAGTGACCTCAATCTAGTACCAAGATTAGTAAGATGTAATTTCCTTTCGTTTATTGTCATATACGTCATAAGGTGGAGTTCGCACTATGGTGGGTAGAACCAGCAAAGTTTGCGGTTTAATAGAACACACAAACACAAgtatacacactcacgcctttcatctccgaaggggtaggcagaggcgcaactggtgcacccaatAAAATcgtcgtgcgtattccgtctTATGACGGtcatatcaggtacaaattcctgattccgggctgatactgagtagaaaaacacaatatcactacccgacccgaggatcgaacccgacacTGCAGCAATGCAGTCGTACCCTAATTAAACTCCGCCACCGCgttcaaaagtttttttaaataaacaactaCAGCGGGAGTCGATCCTTTACGATTGTAAGAAGGGTGGCCGTGCGGTTGGCGGGTACAATGCTCTTGAAATACCTTGGGCGATTAGTGGAAAAGGTTCAGAAGCCAAATGAAGGTCGCCTGACTGCTGAGCTAATAGAGACAGGTAGTTAAATACTAATTTTGgcttgtaattgtttttaatgttaaaaataatagtgaaagcAATTTCTATTAAGTTAGAAAATGCACCTATAGCATAATTGTGCTGAATGGCATGAGATTGCCATCTGTTGCCATttgatactttatctggacggcatcacgcttaccatcaggtacaatgcAGCCACTTAGTCGTgccagaattaaaaaaaagtccTTCTATATACTCCCAGGTAAAAAAGCAGCAGtctatgtcctttccagggtctcaaactatcgccataccaaatttcatcgaaaccCGAGTTATGATGCGGAGCGGGGAGAAGggctttttaaaaaatataataatatattaagccCGTAGACTTGACCGTCCACGTCGAGAAGAAGCTGAGAACTAAACTTTTATTAATCTAGACATACAATCATTGACTCTTATCTTAAACTTAATTATCttcttatgtttaattattctatatgtaatggttaataatacgaaaaagaagcactcctgcgaaaactgcataaaaattggttaaaaatgggctagtaattcatatttcaaatattgtaacgttcagaagtgggcgcgttgtagGGATATcacttcatctctttctttcgcacgcgtcgtaattcccgatgacgtcacatgtggatatttcgtctcttttctgtttcctgttaattaccccttccaccgacattcaaagacttataagttgttgattttttaccggattttaataattccttttgtgttataatttatatagcgtaaataattgataatagtaaagaacaaaaataagtccggtaccctattacgGCGACGTAATTCCCGTTTGGTATTTTTGGAATTTACCCTGTTTAAACAatcagacagacgcggcgatTAAGTTTTGTTTAAGATGTAAGGATTATCAACAATGTAATGAAAGCAGGATTTCTGTCACTAGCGAAGGGCCCTTATAATTCGAatcctgccagcttcccttttgtaactaatgtaaaatgtaattatcgttctaatgatttgcagaccgtatttatggATATCAATAgtgcctatatgttgtgtcgggttcgctttcggaaaatgtcacctttcgccactgatttCTGTTGTATTGAAGTAGTTATAGAATTGGACATCGCGGTTTCATTTCTGCGttaccaaaaataatataatctatatatataaaaatgaatccctacttTCCTTGGTCAccccatcacgcgtgaacggctggacccatttcactatttttttgctGCGTTTtatattgtcaggagaaggttcttatgaaagaaaaaactcaaaaaattgcgcggataattagaaaattttagaaaacttaacgaaaatattaattttatatagctgtcaattgtttaaaataactgtcagcgattgacagaatgcgcgctgtaaatttatagttaagacgggacaacgtctatcgggtcagctagtttactatattttcgcgtcattcataatattatattgatctATGGAAGTATTTGTGGTACAGTTATTGGACAACGCAGTTTTATTCGCATCTTTCATTACATAATTGACTTTCTTCCTTGTTGTGATTGTATTACATCAAAGACTAAATCTTTAATACAGATAAAATTGATCAACATCGTGAAAGTCAGGGGGCCTTTTTTCCGTCTACGGGGTATATCCTTCTTTTTGCAATCACGGGCATTCTAATCGAAAGACAGCTTTGGTGGCTGTGTAGGTAAATAGAGGATTTCTTAACTCTTTTACCTATACAaccatcaaagctgtcctttcAATAAAacgtccgtaattgcaaaaagacggatttgccttTACAGACGGAATAGACCCCTctgactttaaataaataaatgtgtaattttaaacctaataatttatttacaattttttcaataaataggTACATCAAAAATCAATGTAGTACATGATTGTATTCATTGCCTATAATAAATAGTGTTTTTAATATCACTAACAGGTACATAAGTTTATAACGAGAGGTCGATAATCATAGTTTATTGTGCAATAAAAGGTGTCGACTCATCTGtgtgcattttattattatgaagtcCAGATGAGCTGCCCTCacgagtttattaaaaatatatacagcatcttattatttttgttttgacattagtaaaaaaaaaattacatgctCTGCTCGTGTATAACaactataattacttaataagggcaaaaaatcgtttttaatGCATAAAGTTTATCTCAATAAAGTTCAAAGTAGCAGTCTATGAAGGAATATTAAAAAggcaatatttaacaatattcacccactacatacatttatataaaatcgtgtgaattaaaataaattttattaacataagtttaaaatctacatttaaatgcaattgatatttggtatgacttttaagattttttttacaactaatAATCATCGAAGATACcgtcatcgtcatcatcatcgaAATCATCATCGTCGTCGACTCCTGGCGGGACAAGCGCACCGTTTAACACTTCACTGACGGGCTCTTCAAAGCCCAACACTTTAGCTAACCCGTACACAAGCCGCATCACCACAAGCCTCGTGAAGTCAACTGGAGTTGTCTCCTTCCTTTGCAGTGTCAGCTGCTTGTCCGTTGGATAATCTCTGACCTTCACTCTCTTCATTTCACACGGCATCACGCTCAACAACAGTGTGAAGACGAAGAAATAACATATTTGCCGCGCCATCTTGAATTTTTTCCCGCCAATATTTCGCGTTCGATGTCCACGATAATTTACTAGCGTGTTAATTTACTGcatcataataaatttgaaacgGAATGTAAGCGCGTAAGTGAATGAAGCGACAGTCGTGTCGGCGCGCTCGCTCGCAACTCTATTGTGAGTTGTGACGCGCCGATAAGTGTATGGATAACTGTCTGTTGCGACGTTCGTAAAGAAACGTTGTACAGTTACAGCGGCATATTGGGACAGAGTGAAAAGGAATCGCATTTCACTATGTTTATTTGCATTAATGATGACGCGACCGTTGGAGTTGGACCGTGAACTCAAAATATGCGTCGATGTATTTTGCATATCATTATCCGGATTCATACGATCTGGTTTAACATGCgtttataaactataatattcgTTTTAGGCCATATTTTACTTATCTGTAGAAAAAACGCACATTGATTTCTGTATGGTATTGTGACCATCTTCGACCAATGAATACTTACACGCTTTTTAAGTTAGACGCTACATAGTGACAAACTATTGAGACAATGAAGTCTCGACATAGCAACGCGACAATGTAGGAATCAGGTAATTGTAGCGTGTCAGCCAGACTAGATATAAATAACACTTCACCCACTAACCAAGATCATGATACGACTAGATAGAGGCTAGATTGGAAGGCTTGACACGCGTGCCGGCTGCGCATGCGCCGTGAACGACCTTATACAGAgtgttataaaaaacaatgtctTATTAACTTTGTGATTGTGGTTGAGGCATGGTTAAGCGaagatagcttagttgggagtgaaacggactgctgagacgaatgcccgcaggttccaAATTCAAGAGCAATCTGACTTTTCGTAAATTATGTGAGTACTCTTAGTGAATGATGGCTTGCttacctgcgtacctgagaagttctctaaaagaattttgagggtatgtgatgtctaccaatgtGGTGGACTAATGTTAAAACACTTTgcagtagtagagggggcccgtgcccagcagtgcgaCGGTATGTAATACAGGGTCGATATTATTATGTCCCACTTTGTTGTGTCAAAATCCTTAAACCTGAAGTGGGAGATATAAAGTGAAAGTAAATGTCAGAAAAAAACGACGAGTTTACAATGAAAGTAAAGGAGCTATAACTGGTGCTACCCATACATTTGTgaaaagaaatgtaaaatacataGTTATTGAAATACATTCGATCAACAGCTCTACATAGAggttcattttaattataattttatgcaaagTTTATCCAAGTAAGAAATTTAGAGCTCTTAATGTGCGTCATtcttacaatttaaaatgtatttttgtaacactCTGTAACTATATGTAATTTGAAGATAACTATGTACACGCGCACGAACTGCGGTTTTCATTGTCTTGGGTTTTTGACAGTTTCTAATCTTTTTCCTGTTTGTTCATTATGTTATAGTTTTCCTgcatgataataaaaaaaaaattggttgatCTAAGTCGGTAAATTTAAGAGGTTATTACTCattaaagtttgtttatattattatattttagttagataaattaaaaaagctcAAGTAACTAAGCTTTATAAAAGCTTGCAGTGTAAGCGCGCGTTTAATTCTTTGCTACGTCGTTTTTGTTAGATATggttattagaaatattttttcataatccAGTAAGAAGtttcagatattttttacaaataaagtgGAGGTTTCCAGAGGTCGCAAAAAGCTCCAGTGAATTGGTCATACACGCGCAAGGTCTTAATGCGGACGGGGTTCAGCTCTTTTTGGTTATGTCATAAgcttaacccgtcatgacttgtcaaacagctacgcgtgtgacggaaaaataaccttattatgtagtatataaggttataatcccgtgacacacgcaaatgtcatgtagctgtcttggctcgccggcgagccacgagagaccaagagttaaaaaGGTCAATTTGATTCCCAACATgggaaatataaaatcatattctGTCTAATATGAAGGTGGGTTTGTTGTTTATCAATACTTAGGACGGATATTAAAATACGCGATTTCTAGGTGTATTAGCTACAGGCAGGCAGTAAGCCTGCCTCTTCATGGATAAGGGACTGAGCTTATGATTATTATGAAGGCAATCAAGTATTTCTTTACCTTACCTAAATCAGAGagctttataatttgtaattagcTGTTTTATCATATAACTAATTTGCATAAGAACGAAAAATTAAAACGTTGCATTTTTTACACTTAACCCTGAAGTAAACAATTCATATGACCTTTCACATTTGTAAGACCTTTGTATTGTCACAAATTTTCATCATAACGACCGTAATACAGTcgcaattaaaacaaattaaattgcatTTCCTGTATCCTGATTTCTAATGGGTTATATTCCTAATTAGGCGTATCCTTATATGAGTAGGTGAAAGCATAGCCTGGTTCCGATAGGCGTTTTTGGATTCGTCCTGGATTCAAATGAGCAAATTCCGTGTTACGGGAACTATGgcggaataaattaaattcgcgCACGTTGATACATAATGAGATTCAAATTGTCAGTGTTTTGAGTGTAATCTGTTTTGGACATTAAATAATAGAGTCTAGATAGATtagatttttgaaataaatatttttctttatttagtactagcttttgcctgcagcatcgtccgcgtgaaaaaaaatttccaggataaaaatttgcctatagcactcaacaGTATGGTAGctttttattgacaaaaaattcaaattcggtttagtagttcctgagaaaCAGACAAACTTTTCAGCctaatattactatagatttgTGTACTATATACCTGCAATATTAGAGTTCttttttatgacataaaaaagtACTTACCTGTACTTACTTGCATAAATACTGTTTACTCGTACCAGTAAAAACGTTGGGGCGCCAAAGTGAAACGGCTTGGTGATAAAcactttcttttttaaatgcaaGTCAGCACGTCAACAAGCTACCTGCTTCATTACTAAACCATCggttaaatatacctatatataaaatataatatacctcgCAACAGTGTCGTAGTATGacattttttcaaaaggtaagccgaAGCAAAAATATTGGCtctagttaacatatcgcggctaatttaacagaaGACTAGcgcaaacgtaaataaacctaaaagggaagccggtaggaatcgaatTGTATGCACGCTTCGCTATTGTCACCGGTAAAGGAATGTAACCTGATAGTGAATTAATATGACTACGATTCGTTCAAATAAATACTACTATAGACCGGGATACAGTAGTGGAGGGCGatagcttaaaaataatataatgactggtggtaggtctctcatatgtgagggtccgccttagtaggtgccaccgcaatgtctatttctgccgccaagcagcagtgtgtagtcactgataTGTTGTGTGAAGGACAAtattagccagtgtaactactggacataaggcTTACTGTACCTTATcttggcgaacgcagtggaataccaaataatactttgtaattcaaagtgttggatggtgtttctgctgtttatgggaggtcgtatcgcttaccatcaggtgaacggcaagctcgtctcatcgttcaaagcaataaaaaatatattaatataattattggatTTTGTGAACGAGTTAGTTTATCTTAGCTCGCATAACTGAGGTATTTCTTCATACTTTTTTTAACCTGACATCCTTTTGTgagcctgacaagggtcggcttatataaACATACTGGACTTTTGTGTGAGAGGATTAGCGCTCGCAACCATTGacaaattaagtgaccatgctcaGGGCAACCCACTAAAGGGATTATGAACCTCGGCTCAGCACGGCCAGTGGGAAAGGATAAGACATTAACAATAGAGATGAGCATACTAAACTATCTATTCATTACCGTATTCGTCGGCACGCGGGTTGAAACTATTAGAAGGGTCGAGTGTATAGGACTGCGGGCTTATGGAGTTATACTTATGTGCAATTCACaaactatgtaaaaaaaataagctatGTACTGAAGTTATTTTCTCAGGTATGTGAATTAAGCTACACTAACGTAGCTGTTTGTCTGTAACCGGTAGAGAGGCTCGATCGCCAATGATTTACCATTTTTGACAGATGTTGAGAGTAAAAGTTAATTGAACGGAGTTTACCTAGAGAATACTTCTCTAAAAACGAAGTTACTGGGATGTTGCAAAATGTATTAAGAttctttaaaagtaaatataaatattctgtcGTCAAGAgaaattaatacattaataatgacTTACATGACATATCCATTTGTACTttctaataaatcaatctcattAAAAAGTGcaacattaatattcataagtTTTTTGTTGCTCTTAATTAGGGATGTTCTCAGTCGTTAAAGGGTATCCGCGGTTGCGGATACGGATAATAAGAGTTCAGATCCGCGAATAAAGATCTATCAAACAGGTATACcatgatataattaatttttatttcttaaattgaGGAATAACTAGTTAAGAATACGAATTATAATCCcctatttaatttcttttaagttttattttgtgacaAAATGTAGGAATGTACTTCTCCAAGATCCTATTTATCTCTATACCAAAATTAATCGAAATAGGTTCTTCGGTCACAAATGGATTTTCAAGTGGGCAGTGATTCTTTTCGGATTTTGTCTTCTACGCCCacatgtaaaataatgtattattctGTATAAGTACGTACTCTTTTTAATAAGGTATgagacatttttaaaaaacaatgatataaatagagaaataaaatatctggtaataattgatttttcattcattttttaaaaaaataaaatacgtattttgtatttaaaatataaaattgaaaaacatttgtatttgtttttaatagacACTTAAAAAGTACTtccattttgtattaaaatactttaatcagACTATTTTATACATTGCTGTACCTAGCTAATTCAGtacaataaattttgtttaattatgtggcttaatacaaaattattaaaatttcatataccGCTATTTCATAGCCATATACAATATGGTGAACTTCATATACGTTTTTACTATTGTCAAAGGTCCGTACAAGACCCgccaaaaaaaaatcctatactcttattttttttcttcggaGCTTCGCGGATACGGATTCGGATATCCGGCACGTCCCTACtcttaatgtattattaattataattatgcacgcgaatatctaatatttataaagcgtGTTTTGCATACTACTTCTTAACTTGGCGTTTAGTGTAGCGGCATGACTACCGCGCTGGTCTCAGATTCAATCCTAGGGTTAGGCAATGGGGTACTGGGTTTTTTCGCTCAGTATCAGTCCCAAAACTTGGAACTTTTTGGTAAATGGTATGTAGTCCTCCTAATACTTGAGACCTATCACCAATCATTGGCGAATTGTTGGTGTGTTACATCTCTGTCTatccctgaaaagggtaaaggcgtgatgctGTCATGTCATGTATTTACTATCCCTGCATAGTATATTATCGATGATTGACTATTAGGTGCCACATAATCAGTTAACACCGTTTCAAAAAAGGcattgaatattaaaacattataagaaGTAATATTTCGTTCGATAAAATGATGTATTATATTGATGTAACGATGTCAAcacataatgatttctcatgtttacgcgaatggtatatattgaaataattttttttttcggattttgtcgcagTTTATAACTTTCTTCcgacatcactacatagtataaaacaaagccgctttctctgtccctattggcctttgtatgcttaaatctttaaaactacgcaacggattttgatgcggtttttttttaaatagagtgattcaagaggaaggtttatatgtataataacatccattaaatagtggagaaatactgttattttgttatgttatacctgtgcgaagccagagcgggccgctatgtttttatatacaacgtccacagtttttctgtagtgtatttagtatcagcattgcacccgtgcgaagccggggcgggtcgctagtttcgAATATTTAGCAACCTTTAAGGTCACAGGGAGGACTCAGGAGCTGGTTGCtgttaaatagaatataaaaaaacgaaataaaattcgaataattattattaatacaacatTAGTTAAaattgtctcggtggcgtactACTGACCCAAGACCTCAGGTCTTGGCTTCTATCACCAGGTCGAGCATTGATTTTtggttttctactcaatatcagcgcgaagtttggaatttgtgtatTGCGATACACTTGAATGAACTTGGAATGTACCCTACGAAAAGTCGGTGCATCAATTGCCTCCCTactcctttggggataaaacgTACGAGTGTGTGTCAATACTTTAAGTATGAAACACAGTTTGAAATCTAGAACATAATCGCGTCAACCCTGTCACACGTGGTCACAAGTCGGAAAGTGCAAACATGTCGAAAGTGTTGCTACACTGAACAGGTTCTTTGGTTGTTGACGAAAGTTGGTCGATTTACTTCGAGGAAAACGTTCGTGAATAAACACTGTAGTGATTCATGTCTCATAGacgacgctagcgccatctagttttaaaaaaaatgatttaaaaattctatgatTTCCGAAagtaaatttatgaataaaaagtagcttatgtgttaattctaggacatggtctaacCGTATgccaaatatcatcaaaatgcGTTTagccttttttttgttttaacactTTTAACAAACTTTTTTGTCAAATTTTCGCATTCAtgacattataaaataagaagttagataaattataatatttactattttaatattaggtgtgagttcacaaaaatatgtttggtCCTCTAATTGTTTAATATCTCTTGTGtgtattaaagtaattatagtTTTCGCGATAGCTGTACAAGGTTTCTTGACtcgttgtaaaaatatttactaatacaaTATTACCGTTTTTTTCGACAGATAGCTTTTGCATTGACATTTTCAGTTAGCTTTTAATGTCGACGACCTGACTGAGCTACTATAGGAAAAGGTCGAAAGTAACTCGAATCAATTTCGCAATATCGAATGAATGAATAAGATATATCTCGctctctattaaaaataatgaaatattccaatattgttaatttgtgtATATCTATATGTTTTCAATAAAGATACGTCACGATTTACAATGGTAATTAATAGTTAATAGatacagaataatttatattaacggTAAAacaatctttatattattagcaaTAAGAATTAAATGGATTCAACGATTTTATGTTTTCGCTAACTTTTGCCTCCGGCTCTGCCCCTGTGAAAAATTTgttttcaggataaaaagtaaatctcagagtaatgtaacttcttgtcagtgaaaaaaaaattaaataggtttAGTAATCGTGAGATTAGctcattcaaacaaataaactctagttttatatattactatagattacTGAATTTATATccatgtttaatttaaaaacattcaagGATAACAAGATATAATTATGAGTTGCTCATTTTGTTTCTTCTAAAAACAATCTGCCTCGGGTTCTTTAACGACCTGTCAAGGTGTTGAAACGTTTGTCTTCGTGTCTAAATTAACGATTACATCTTGAGGTTGGatgtaaaactaaa includes the following:
- the LOC115443291 gene encoding uncharacterized protein LOC115443291, yielding MARQICYFFVFTLLLSVMPCEMKRVKVRDYPTDKQLTLQRKETTPVDFTRLVVMRLVYGLAKVLGFEEPVSEVLNGALVPPGVDDDDDFDDDDDDGIFDDY